Proteins encoded within one genomic window of Gadus macrocephalus chromosome 18, ASM3116895v1:
- the LOC132446309 gene encoding uncharacterized protein LOC132446309, with translation MARKIDKDIISLKDLISPGKFNTVLEAVKNMIGFDALTNRFSVPSTALKLRHSLVKVSYIVQGEALRQQDNVLNGRAEQFVKLIELEWTTHLSSNALQTLSENKWNSPADIKKLQDHLKTLAELYKKALIVHPSQGSWSELSQVTLTQLILFSRCCEGEVSRMKVTTYLQRNKSSMHDEILKSLSPFEKKLCENFIRVEIRGKRGHTVPVLFPTDVQESVELLIRTRDEVGISPSNPYIFSHPHYGSQRNMRGCECLKRYAESCGAQHPENITSTKLRKHVATVSQLLNLQTHELDQLATFMGHDVEIHREFYRLPDETLHVAKVNNILHALQDGMGQFKEESLEDITPNINYEEEFSNLDAEDVQSEQTATTSQEGNSEDGYSDEFTTISRQAIGDIQKSSQKAKPRRPLSETERQAVEHHFKDFLMQMKIPGKTDCQGFLNGNPRLRDRGRDWKVVKYFMHNKIMSLKRKLCQ, from the exons ATGGCGCGAAAAATTGACAAAGACATTATCTCTTTGAAGGACTTGATCAGCCCAGGAAAGTTCAACACTGTCCTTGAGGCTGTTAAAAATATGATTGGGTTTGATGCATTGACAAACCGATTCTCAGTTCCCTCCACAGCACTAAAACTGCGCCACTCCCTTGTGAAGGTGTCGTATATTGTGCAAGGAGAGGCTCTGCGTCAACAGGACAATGTCTTAAATGGAAGGGCAGAACAGTTCGTCAAATTAATTGAACTAGAATGGACAACACACTTGTCATCCAACGCACTGCAAACCCTGTCCGAAAATAAATGGAACAGCCCAGCAGACATCAAAAAGCTCCAGGATCATTTGAAAACCCTTGCAGAGTTGTACAAAAAAGCACTCATTGTCCATCCATCACAAGGGTCATGGAGTGAGCTCTCACAAGTCACCCTGACACAGCTGATTTTATTTAGTCGATGTTGTGAGGGAGAAGTTTCAAGGATGAAAGTAACCACATACTTGCAGAGAAACAAAAGCAGTATGCACGATGAAATTCTGAAGAGCCTCTCACCATTTGAGAAGAAATTGTGTGAGAACTTCATCAGGGTGGAAATAAGGGGGAAAAGAGGACACACGGTACCAGTGCTGTTCCCAACAGATGTACAAGAGTCTGTGGAACTTCTGATAAGAACAAGAGATGAGGTTGGAATTTCCCCAAGCAACCCTTACATTTTTTCCCACCCACATTATGGATCTCAGCGGAACATGCGTGGATGTGAGTGCTTAAAGCGATATGCCGAAAGCTGTGGAGCTCAACATCCAGAAAATATCACATCAACAAAACTACGAAAGCATGTAGCTACAGTATCACAGCTCCTGAACCTTCAAACTCATGAACTTGACCAGCTAGCTACATTCATGGGTCATGATGTTGAGATCCATAGGGAGTTTTATAGACTTCCTGACGAAACCCTTCACGTTGCTAAGGTTAACAATATTCTTCATGCCCTGCAAGATGGAATGGGACAATTCAAGGAAGAATCCCTGGAAGACATTACCCCAAACATCAACT ATGAAGAGGAGTTCAGCAACTTGGATGCAGAGGATGTCCAATCTGAGCAGACAGCCACAACAAGTCAAGAAG GAAACTCAGAGGATGGATATTCTGATGAATTCACTACTATCTCAAGACAAGCAATTGGAGACATTCAAAAATCAAGTCAAAAGG CGAAACCCAGAAGACCTTTGTCCGAGACCGAGAGACAAGCTGTGGAACATCATTTCAAGGACTTTCTGATGCAAATGAAGATCCCTGGAAAAACGGACTGTCAAGGATTCTTAAATGGAAATCCGAGGCTAAGGGATCGTGGAAGAGACTGGAAAGTAGTGAAATACTTCATGCACAACAAAATAATGTCTCTCAAGAGAAAGTTGTGCCAATAG